TTGGAAAATAATCTTCTAGTTTTTGTGCTAATTCAGATACTTTCGGTTCTTCATGCTTGTGAAGAGTCTTTAAGTTATCAGCTATATACTTTAGAGCAACTGTTCTTTTCTCTGATGAATCCCAGCTATCTTCAATTTGTTTACCCGCTCGCCACATTGTGTCAACGCACTGTTTGTAGCTAAATGATAAAAAGGCCTTATTTGGTATCTTTATTGCCATAAATCTCTCTTGGTTTTGATAGAACTTATAGCAATATACTCTCAATTTTGCTAAATTTTCTGTTGATAAAAATCATTTGGAGCTAGTTAATGACACAGAAGAAATTCCTTATTACTTCGGCACTTCCGTATGCCAATGGACCTATACATTTCGGACACATGGCCGGAGCATATCTTTCGGGCGACGTTTATAATCGTCATAGAAAACTGCAAGGTCATAAGACTTTATTTATAAGTGGAAGTGATGAGCACGGTGTGGCCATAATGCTTAATGCTAAAAAAACTGGTGAAGATTATCAAGAATATGTGAATAAATGGCACAAAGAACATGCGGACTTATTTGTAAAGTACGGTGTAGATTTTGACTTCTTTGGACAAACATCTGCTGATTACCATGAAAAAGAAGTTGTTGAGTGGTTTAAAGTTCTTCATGACAAAGGGTATATAGAGCCTAGAGATTCACAACAATTATATTGTAATGATTGTAATAATCACTTACCTGATAGGTTTGTTGAAGGGCAGTGCTATAAATGTGATTACGAGCATGCAAGAGGGGATGAGTGTCCTAATTGTGGAGAATTCATTGATCCAATAAAGTTAACGAAAACTGTTTGTAAAATATGTGGATCAAATAATATTAAAGAAGTTACTGTTACACAGTATTACATTCTTCTATCTAAGTACCATAAAGAATATAGACAGTGGTTTGCAACAAAGTCTGACTGGAGAAAAACAGTTTATCCTTATGTTGATAGCCTTACCAAAGAAAATCTTCACGATAGAGCAATTACTAGAGATATAGATTGGGGAATAGATGTTCCTCTTCCTAATACAGAAGGAAAGAAACTCTACGTTTGGTTTGATGCTCCTATTGGTTACGTTTCAAATACGAAGAAGTTTCTTGAGCAGACAAACTCTAGTGAGGACTACCTAAAAGATTGGTGGAATAACGACGATGTTGAACTAACTCACTTTATTGGTAAAGATAATATTATTTTTCATACAGTAATTTTTCCTACAATGAGTTTAGCCTCTGGAATTTGTAAGGCCGCTGATCAGGTTCCTGCAAATCAATTCTTAAATTTAGAAGGTAAGCAATTTTCTAAATCAGCTGGTCACTATGTCGATGCAGGAGTTGCAATCGGTAAGTTTGGACAAGACGCTCTGAGATACTATTTACTATCTATCCTACCTGAGACTACAGACTCAAGCTTTAGCTGGGAGCAACTACAGGCCAAGGTTAATAATGAACTCGCAAATAATATTGGTAATTTTTTGAATCGCTGTTTAAAATTTACTCAAAAAAATTGGGCCGAAGGTATGCCTGCTAAGTACTATGAAGGCTTCTCGAGCTCTGAGTGGGCAGATAAACTAAAAGAAGATATTTTAGAGCTTCATGAGTTAGTGAATGAATACTCGATAAAGAAAGGGATTGAAAAGGTTATGAGTATCGGACAATCTGCTAATAACTTCTTTTCGGAAAATGCTCCATGGGCGCAGATTAAAACTGATGTGGACGCCGCAGGTAAGACTTTAGCCTATTCTTCAATTTATGCTCTTTGCTTAGGAGTTGTAATGAAGCCTTTCTTACCTGAATTATCAAAGAATATACTTGTTCATTTTAATAATGTCTTAGATGAAGAAATGGAAAAGAGGATCTATGCTGCAGATTTAAGTGTACTTGATTCAATCTTTGCAAATGGTCACGTTCTTACTCAACCAGTAGAAGCATTGGTACCTAAGATCGATGATTCACTTATAAAAGAAGAGCTAGAAGCTCTGGCCAGTAAGTAGGAGTATAAGATGGCAACAGTAGGTAATCCAAGTTTTCCAAGCACGGAATGGGCATGGCAAATTTCTAAACTTGAGGGAGAGACTGCTAAAATCATTCACCCAAGTGGATTTGCATTTGTATCTCCAGTTGTCCTCAATAGGGAAGATCGACTTGAGGGTCATGAAACTTACTTGTATAAGTTAACTGAAAAAGACTCATTTCTATTAAGTTATACAATTGACTACTTTCAAAATAAGGCAAGAGTAAAAGGTCTTTCGCATCATGAGTCCATGATTCTTGCGGCCAATATGGTATGTTCTTACAGGTTTAGAAAGCCACTAGGAGTTGAGATTTTTACAGATCAAAATTCTAGCGATGATGAGTGGAGAAAGTTTGGTGAGCATCTTGTTGTCTGTGATGAAAAAGAATATGAGGTCTTCGTAATAGGCCATAATAAGGGAACTCTTGTTGCTGTAGTCATGGATGAAATCCCAACCAAGGCACCTAAATTAGAACTATTAGAACTCCCTAGATCTTTTTTTAAACGTAACTTCGCATAATTTTAGTCACTTAGAAAGACTTAATATCTTATGTTTTTGGTCGGTTATGCCGATATAATAGGGTATGAGTTATTTAAAAATAATAATTATTTTTTCAATAGTTACGAGTTCTAATGCATTTTTTGCAAGACTTATTACAGACCCAATTGAAAGCTGTAAAAAAGAAGAGGATCCTCTAGGGCTTGAAAAATTTAACTGTATTGAGAATTTACAGACTAATGTGAGGCTAAAAGAGTTAGATAATCTATCTGGTTCTCTTCAGGATTCAGTTGTTCAAAACTATGAAGATATAAATGCTGCGAGTATTATAAGTTCAAAAATTGTCTCTCAAACTAATCAAACATTAAAAAACTATAAGAGAATAAAATCTGATCTTAAGGCCGATAAGACAAGCAGTAAAGAGCAAGAAATTTCTGATGGAATAAATCTACTGGCAAATCTTGAATATAAAATTCAGCTTATCGATATGAGTTCTAGATGTGTAGGTAGGTCTAACACTCCTGAAAACTCTCGAAAATTAAAGGCCTGTAGAGATAGAAAGAATGAAAAACTAGCTCCACTTCTTATGAATAAGGCCTTACTTATTTCCGCCAATCCTCTTCTTGGAAATAAGCATATTTCTGAAATAATATCAAAAAGAATAGATGGTATTAACACAAATTATAATAAGCAACGTAGGGCCATTCAAAATTGCCACCGAAATAATCGTAGATCTTCAAAGGGGAAAGTTTGTGATGATGCTGATGAAGTTCTGAAAAAGAAAAGAAACGAAGTTTTGAGCTTTAATAGAGAACAATACTTACCAGGACTAAAGAAGGCGATTGATAGTTCAATAGACTCTTCTATGAAATTAAACAAAAGACACTCTGAAATAAAAAATAAAATTAGACGATTTAATTCGATTGATAGAAGTGTCGAAGATATGGAAGAGCTAAGAGATGAGCTCTATCATAATCGAGACATTGCAACAGATTACTATGTCAGTGCGGCTTTCACTAAAGATAGTGCCATCAATGAGGCATCGAGGTGTCGCTTAATTGCAGAATATAATGCTAACGAGAGAAATTCACTTATAAATTCAATCGCTTTAGACCTTGCTGTTTTGGCCATTCCAATGGGAGGGCCTCTACTTATGGCAAGGGCAGTCTCTAGAGTTTCAAAGTTATCCAAAGGATTGCAAAAATTCTTTACAGCTAAAAAGATTGCGACAACAGCGAAGGTAGGCACTATTAGGTATGAGCTGACAGCGATGGGGTTTGATATAAAGAACCTTTATAATGAAAAAGATCACTGTGAAGAAGTTATTTCTAAGGCCGAAGCATTAGGACAAATTAGTTCTGAATTAAATGATAGTTATGAAAGTTGTAAATCGACATTGAATAATATGACAATGAGTTTAGTTGCAGCAAGTATGGGTGGTGCAATGGGGACATTTTCTTTAGGAAAATTTCTCCCTAAACACTTACAGACAAAGAACGTTTTAAAGCTTAAGAGTGAGTCTAAACTATCTTCAGATCAAATATCAGAACTTTCGGCCTTGAAAGATGGGAATCGATTCCCACTAATTGGAAAGGCCGACTTAGAAACCTTATCTTTAACTCCAAAGAATGCGACTTTAGAAGTTGAAGTGAAAACAATGTTTTCAAGCGAGAAGAAAGTTTTCACTGTTGATGAGTTTCAAGATTTTGCCAAAAGTAATGAATTAGATTCTATAAAGATAGTAAAAATTAATCATAACAGAGAGTTTTCTAAAAAAGAGCTTGAACTAGCAAATTCTAAAATGACAGCGAATAGCTTAGAGAGACTCGAAGAAACTCCAAACGAGAAATTAAGCTTCGTTGTTGAGTATCAATCTGGTGAGCTAGGCTCTTATTCAGGAAATTCAGCAATGATAAGAGAGCTTGCTTTACGCGATGATATTAAATCTATTAATCACAGTTTCTCAATTCCAAGAAGTGTTGAATCGGGTCATAGAGTACCTGCATCAAGTAGAGATTCTTCTTTTAAGTTAATTGAAAATACGTTTTCCAAAGTTGGAAGTGATTCAAAGTATAGTATTTCTAAAGGTGCTGCAGGTGACCTTGAAGACCTTAATCTCTATCATGGAACTATCAAGGAGATGGAAGCATCTGTACGTGGTGGCCCAAAGAATGTCGGTAAAGGTTTTGGTGGAAGAGGGTTGTATTTAGATGTGTCTAGTGACGCTCGTATTGCTAAGGAGTATTCTATGCACGCTCAAGCCGCAGCTCAAAATAGGCTTGGAAATATCTCTGATAATGCTGCTGAGGTTGTTAAGAATGCTGATACTACACCAGTAGTTATGACAGGAAAGTTAAACCTCGGCAAGAAGGACCTTAAAGTTGGAAAATTTACAATTGTTCGCTCTGGAGAAGTAGATCTCGAAAAAGGTATTCTTCCGGCCAACTGGGATGAAGATCCTAGACTTGTAAAAATGATGGAAGAGAAGTTTCATATACTTGATTTAAGAGGAATGAAAAGTAACGGATTAAATTTAGATACCGATCGAATTCTTATCATTCATGAAAATGCGGGAAAAAATATTGTTAAGTGGAAAGACGGTGTAGACTAGTGTCTACACCATTATTATAGTAGATTTATAATTTACTGAAGTATCCAATTAGTGTTTCTACACCCTGACCACTTCCTCCAAGTTGCTTTAAACTCGGCTTCGCTCCGCTGGTCCATCCAAATATATCTAAGTGGGCCCACTTCGTTTTTCCTACAAATTTCTCAAGAAATAGTGCCGCTGTAATTGCTCCACCTGGCCCAGAAGCCGAGTTAGATACATCACAAAACTCAGATTTAAGTGCAGCGTAGTAAGGGAGATATAGTGGCATCTTCCATACCAAGTCTCCCATTTCATTAGAAACACTTTGTAGATCATTTGCTAGTTTGTCATCATTAGAAAATAAGCTTGCAATGTCTTGACCTAGAGCAACTTTTCCTGCTCCAGTTAGAGTTGCAACATCAATCATGATCTCAGGTTTTAACTCTAGTGCTAGATCCATTGCGTCCGCCAGTGCCAGTCTTCCTTCAGCATCGGTATTGTGAATTTCTACTTTCATACCATTTCTGGCAGTAATAATATCACTAGGTCTTGTTGCATTTTCACTTACTGCATTCTCTGCGAGAGCCAGATATATATCTACGTTCACTTTTACTGAGCTATTCTCTAGCCAGCGAGTAAATCCAACAAGTGTAGCTGAACCACCCATATCTTTTTTCATAAATCTCATGCCTGCCGCAGACTTCATATCTAGTCCACCTGAATCGAATGTAATTCCTTTTCCAATTAGAGCAATTGATTTTTTAGACTTTGCTTTCACGGGTCTATATTTAATGTGTACTATTCGTGGCTTGTTATTTGAAGACATCCCCACACTTAATAGAAGATTACAGTTCTCTTTTTGTAACTTCTTTTCATCGAGAATAGATACTTTAAGAGTTTTACTTTTTGAATAGAGTGCTTTTACTGCGTTTGCATAACTGACAGGATGTAGCTCGTTAGGAGGAAGATTTACAAGATGTCTGGCCTGATTAACTGCTACTGAGATTTCTTTTGCTTTTGAAACTAGTGATTTTGTAAGTACTTTTCCATCTTTGAGAAATTTTACCTTTCCAATACTTTGATCTGAAGTAAAAGAGTAGAGTGATAAATCAATACCAACTAATGCTCCCTTAATCGAGTCGTCCTCTAGATTTAAGAAGTGAATATGAACTTCTTTAGAATTATTACTTAAAAGAATATCTATTAAAGGACCCATTTCTTCTCTTGCTATAGCGTAGTCGCTTGGAGAAAGTTCCTTTTTATTAGATTTAGATAATGGGACAGAGATTATTGGGCCAGTTGAACCCGAAAGTTGTGTTAGATTATTTTTAAGAGCGAGTTCAGCTTCCCATTTAGACAGGCTGACTGTATTGATAAATAACTTTGAGTCAGATTTTTTATAAATATAAACTTCTGTAGTGTTTTTATTTGTTTTAGAATTAGTTTTACTTAAATTATACTTCGCTTCAAAATTCATAATATCTCCTATTTGTACTCTTATACCTAATTAAGTGAAAGGTGTTAAGGAATTGTTAAAGAAATCTAGATCTTTGTTCTTTTGTTGGTACTTTACAGACGCTAGACCTCTTAAAAAGTTTATTTCTATTCTTCGATATAAGACGATATGAATAATCTCTTAGAGTTTTCGGAATAACGAGCAGTAATAGAGAAATTTTCCAAGGTCCAGGTAATAGAGAGATTGCTCTGATCGCGGCCTCTGACTCTGTATAGGTTCTACCATTAAATTTTAAAATAACAGTTTCAAAGTCTAACTGGTGCGGATCTAGTTTTTGTAAAGGTGAGAAGAATAGGACTCTTTTAGAATCAAATTTTAATAAGAAATCTACAAAGAAATTACATAGGCCGCAGTGTCCATCAAAGTAAATAATAGCTCTACTATCTGAGTGCATCAATGATCACAAATTTCTTGTTTTGATTAACTATCGTGTAATTACCAAATATTTTATTTAATTTGACATGGTAGCCTAAGTGTCTATTTCCTATTATCCTTAATTTTCCTCCGGGCTTAAGTGCTTGGTGAGACTCTTTAAACATTTGAATAGCTATAAAATCTCCAACAGTCGTTCCTTGATGAAAAGGAGGGTTGCAAAGAATAAGGTCAAATTTTTTATGTTCATTTCCTTCTAGACAATTCGTCCAAACAAAGTCTGCACTATCGTCAAATTGATTAGAGTAGTTCTCTTTAGCACTCTTTATGGCCATTGCAGATTCGTCGATAAAGGTAATGGAGCTTGATGGGTTTAACTGTTTGGCCTTGAGTCCAATAATGCCATTAGCACATCCAAGATCAAGAATATTTTCAAAGTCACCTTTTGGAATATTTTCTAAGAAAAAGCGTGTCCCTATATCTAATTTCTCTCTGGAGAAAAGATTACTATGATTGGTTAGAGGAACTTTCCATTGTTCAATACTTACTTTTAGTGGATACTTATTTTTGTGAATGACACCATTAAA
This window of the Halobacteriovorax sp. HLS genome carries:
- the metG gene encoding methionine--tRNA ligase, whose amino-acid sequence is MTQKKFLITSALPYANGPIHFGHMAGAYLSGDVYNRHRKLQGHKTLFISGSDEHGVAIMLNAKKTGEDYQEYVNKWHKEHADLFVKYGVDFDFFGQTSADYHEKEVVEWFKVLHDKGYIEPRDSQQLYCNDCNNHLPDRFVEGQCYKCDYEHARGDECPNCGEFIDPIKLTKTVCKICGSNNIKEVTVTQYYILLSKYHKEYRQWFATKSDWRKTVYPYVDSLTKENLHDRAITRDIDWGIDVPLPNTEGKKLYVWFDAPIGYVSNTKKFLEQTNSSEDYLKDWWNNDDVELTHFIGKDNIIFHTVIFPTMSLASGICKAADQVPANQFLNLEGKQFSKSAGHYVDAGVAIGKFGQDALRYYLLSILPETTDSSFSWEQLQAKVNNELANNIGNFLNRCLKFTQKNWAEGMPAKYYEGFSSSEWADKLKEDILELHELVNEYSIKKGIEKVMSIGQSANNFFSENAPWAQIKTDVDAAGKTLAYSSIYALCLGVVMKPFLPELSKNILVHFNNVLDEEMEKRIYAADLSVLDSIFANGHVLTQPVEALVPKIDDSLIKEELEALASK
- a CDS encoding M17 family metallopeptidase, which encodes MNFEAKYNLSKTNSKTNKNTTEVYIYKKSDSKLFINTVSLSKWEAELALKNNLTQLSGSTGPIISVPLSKSNKKELSPSDYAIAREEMGPLIDILLSNNSKEVHIHFLNLEDDSIKGALVGIDLSLYSFTSDQSIGKVKFLKDGKVLTKSLVSKAKEISVAVNQARHLVNLPPNELHPVSYANAVKALYSKSKTLKVSILDEKKLQKENCNLLLSVGMSSNNKPRIVHIKYRPVKAKSKKSIALIGKGITFDSGGLDMKSAAGMRFMKKDMGGSATLVGFTRWLENSSVKVNVDIYLALAENAVSENATRPSDIITARNGMKVEIHNTDAEGRLALADAMDLALELKPEIMIDVATLTGAGKVALGQDIASLFSNDDKLANDLQSVSNEMGDLVWKMPLYLPYYAALKSEFCDVSNSASGPGGAITAALFLEKFVGKTKWAHLDIFGWTSGAKPSLKQLGGSGQGVETLIGYFSKL
- a CDS encoding thiol-disulfide oxidoreductase DCC family protein, with the translated sequence MHSDSRAIIYFDGHCGLCNFFVDFLLKFDSKRVLFFSPLQKLDPHQLDFETVILKFNGRTYTESEAAIRAISLLPGPWKISLLLLVIPKTLRDYSYRLISKNRNKLFKRSSVCKVPTKEQRSRFL
- a CDS encoding methyltransferase, with protein sequence MEFLKNLKRYPLNGPKELRAWDAADELILSKKEELILNHPLIINDNFGALCVGLQEFSPLCYTDSYVSYSSIQKNSNNSAKVISELDQLPCDFQTVILRLPKNLSFFEDILIRLSQKMKVNTKVVCASMVKHISKGHFDLLNKYIGETTTSLAQKKARLIYADFNGVIHKNKYPLKVSIEQWKVPLTNHSNLFSREKLDIGTRFFLENIPKGDFENILDLGCANGIIGLKAKQLNPSSSITFIDESAMAIKSAKENYSNQFDDSADFVWTNCLEGNEHKKFDLILCNPPFHQGTTVGDFIAIQMFKESHQALKPGGKLRIIGNRHLGYHVKLNKIFGNYTIVNQNKKFVIIDALR